gatttccagcatatcTCGTGTGGAGAATGTGATTCCTTTTTCCCCGTTCTCCATGTGCTTTTAGAAAAAAACTTCACCCTTATGAAGTTTATGATTGAGTTGCTCAGTTTTATCTTACATCAAATCAAGTCCAAAAGAACTATATCCCATTATGTGTAAGAATACCCAGTTAATGCCCATTataccactggcatttagggcagcaatgaaggtcctccatctctgtctgtccttggccactcagATGTAGAGGGCTCCTTCATTGccgtttccataacagttttgtttgaccagccagggttgttcaccctttgacctgtttgcatgggtgaccctaccaagagccgacGCTTGAAGCTTGACTTCAGCCAGCAAAGCGCTTCTGCTCACTGAGGCATGCAAACCTCCAAATCATGACAAGCTTGTGGTCGTCTTGGAGCTTGCGAAAATAGGTAATTCTTAAATAAAGTCAATAAACTGTCCTTCCAAGTTGTGGCACAGTCTATTTTCCTTCACTGGCCGCAGTTTCTTTCCTCCAGGTCACAAGCACCAGCGTGTGATTTCTCTCTGATTCCCCCTGTGGTGCTGGTTTTGTCAGggcatattcaataggtttctggAGTTATAGaacatagcaaatattaatttcaacagcaaatcCATCAGAATGTGGATTGCagcttgaatttaaaatgcagctcagaataATGAGCTGCAGACTGGGGCAGATTACAAGCCAGGAAACACCCaattgacctgagatgtctgcagACGCGTGAATACAGCTCAGAGACGGTGATGATTAACATTCAGACTTGAGTGTCTGGCTTGTTGGTGTGAAGATCCAGGACTTTGAaaactctctctgtaactcactGGAAGCATTGTCATCCCAAAGTATCAAAGTAAACAATGCCATTGTAACTGTTGAAACCGTATTGAGTTGCCATTGATCCGAGGGTTTCCAAAATGTGATTGTCCAGTGGGTTGACGAGCCTCTCCTTCCAGGAGTGTCTCCAGATATGATGCCGGCTTGTTTTGCAGAACATAGACTTCTATATTCGTCAGCTTCAGAGTCACTCCAGTGACTTTGATCAACGAGTCTCTTTGATTTTACATTGAGAAAGTCAAAGTCAGGTTCATTGTGCGTGTCTGCACAGGtccaatgaaaaacttacctgcagcagcaCCACAGGCATCGTGTaagaggcattcacagtaagctaacattcaaagtaaatttattatcaaagtccatatacaaccctgagattcctttacttgtgggcatactcaataaatcgatGATAGAATAATGACCACAGTGGAAAGACTGCACCCTGGTCaaccagggtgcagaagacaacaaactgaaatacaacaataataataataacctggtcccaacatatcgatgcagttataaagaaggcaagacagtgactgtaatttgttaggagtttgaagagctttcatgtcaacaaatacactcaaaaacttctatagttgtaccgtggagagcattctgacaggctgcgtcactgtctggtatggaggggctactgcacaggactgaaagaagctgcagagggttgtaaatctagtcagctccatcttggacactagcctacaaagtacccaggacatctttagggagcagtgtctcaaaaaggcggcatccattattaaggacctccggtgcccagggcatgcccttttctcactgttaccatcaggtaggaggtacagaagcctgaaggcacacaatcagcgattcaggaacagcttcttcccctctgccatccgattccaaaatggatattgaatctttggacactgcctcactttttttttaatatacagtatttctgtttttgcactctttaaaatctattcaatatacataacgaatttatttatttatttatttctattttaaaattttttatttattgttatttttttctctgctagattatgtattgcattgaactgctgctgctgctaaagtAATATGCCGGtggtaataaagctgattctgattctgaaataaatagcaataaatatcaagaacatgacctgataaaggtgtataagatgatgagaggcattgatcgtgtggatagtcagaggctttttcctagggctgaaatggttgccacaagaggacacaggtttaaggcgctggggagtaggtacagaggagatgtcagggatacgtTTTTTACGCAGAAATTGGTGTGTGCGgactgggctgccggcagcgatggtggaggcggaaacgatagggtcttttaagagacttttggataggtacatggagcttagaaaaaatagagggctatatgtaagcctagtattttctaaggtagggacatgttcggcacaactttgtgggctgaagggcctgtattgagctgtaggttttctatgtttctatgagatgagAGACCTTCAAAatgagtctatagattgtgggaacacttcaaatACAGGGCAAGTGAggttaagtgaagttattccctttgtttcaagagcctgatgattgagaggtAATGTTCCAGAATATGGTGCTGTGGGTCTtgttgctcctgtaccttcctattgatggcagcagtgaggcgAGAGCATGTTCTGCGTGCTGGTGTCCCAGGTGATGGATGCTGCACTGatacatttcatgtagatgtgcccagtggtggggagggctttacctgtgaaagAAATACCAAGAACAAAAGTAAAAGTCACTTTTaatgcaaagtggtcatagtgttgctaaactgtagtgattaggttttgctggttggttcaagaactgagtgTTTAAAGGCTGTTCTTGACCCGGTGGTggtatgggacttcaggcttctgtacctcctgcccaacgcTAATTGCAAGAAGGTGAAGTGGGGATCTTTGAAGATGGATGACGTCTCACAGAGGCAGTGTCTCCTATAAATTCCACCGATGGTGGGGAGGATGTACCAAtattctccagagtttacagagaatggtgcgagaaacaaaaaatatccggagagcggcagttctgtgggcgaaaacaccatgttaatgagagaggtcagaggagaataagaccataagacataggagcagaattaggccatttggcccatcgagtctgctccgccattcaatcatggctgatccttttttttctccagaatGAGTAAACAGGTTCACgatgacagtaactgaaataaccacaagttacaacagtgatgtgcagcacagcttctccgaacGGATAACACACTGAACcatgaagtgggtgggctacagcagcagaagaccaatgacatacagaaagatgctcagtggccattttattaggtacatgagGTACACTACCTAATTAGTGGCCACTGTACATGGACTGCACATCACTAACTGTTTCCCGAGGTATTAATCCTCAACACTTCGGCCCTAATTTTCACCCTCACACACTAATCTTCCCATCAGCAGGCAAGACAGTAAGACAATTTCTCTGATGATCTCCTGAACTATTTGTCATTTCTAATCCTTAGCAATTCTGCCTACATCCTCCCTGGAGAATTCTGCCCAACAGAATCTCACTTCCCGGTGCCAATGCCACTCCAGTACCATGCCATCCCCTTGTCACTGTTTCAGCTTTTCTGCTGCTCGTGTTGTAACAGGTAGACTCAGGGACAGTCAACTTCTCATCTCAGAGAGTCCATTCCTTATTGATTTAACTAATGTCCCCTTTTGtgagctgtatctctctggtgcaTTCCTGCTAGAATTAATTAACAGTTTCTATCCAGTTATCTGTCTGTCTCAAAGATAACACTTGACAACTTTTGAAAGATTACtctttcaggaaaagcttctccccctctgccatctgattcctaaacggacattgaacccatggacactacctcacttttctaaTTTATATAATTTCTGGTTTTTTTGCACAatgtttaatctattcaatatactgtaattggcttatttatttattattactattattttattattatttttcttcttcttctatagtatgtattgcattgaactgctgctgctaagttaacaaattttacggcacatgccggtgataataaacctgattctgattctgtttctgacctgGTACTTTGACCGTTCATACCTGCTGCTTTTGGCCATTGTCTTCCTTCAACCCATTGTCTGCTCCAAGCATCATTTATAACTCACTGTCCATTGCTTCTTCACCTGAAATAATTTCCCaatcaggatcaataaagtaataataattattatcattattataccATGTTGGTACTGAGTCAAATAGAGTAAaacagtacggaaacaggccattcggcccacctcatccatgctgaccaaggcaGCCGTTGTTTGGCACATatatcaggggtgattgataagttcatggcctaaggcagaaggagtcaattttagaaaaccgagcacatttattttccaacatagtcccctcctacatttacacacttagtccagcggtcgtggaacatacggatcccttctttttagaagtggtccacagcaggggtgattgataagtttgtggcctaaggtaggaggagatgagttattaacttcaaactttctgcattatcactcaaagagttgaactgcacgtgcatgtaacgagagcgtcttggacctccaggtggtccacagcaggggtgattgatatgttcgtggcctaaggtagaaggagaagagctgtacagctctcgttacgtgcACCTGCAGGTTAACTCTgactgaaaatgcagaaagtttgaagttaataactcatctccttcagccttaggccacggacttatcaatcacccatgctgtggaccacttctagaggtccaagacgccgactcctacaaagaagggatccgtatgctccacaactgttggactaagtgtgtaaatgtaggaaaaataaatgtgctaggttttctaaagttgactccttctaccttaggccaggaacttatcaatcacccctcatacatcTAAAGCAAGTTTCCCCCACTTAAGAGCTGTGGACTTAAGAGcagttaatggtattggtccatggtataaaaaagtttgggaacccctgttctaaagagATTAGCTTCACTTGTCACATGTTCAGTGAAACATATTGTTTTGCGTTTCTAACCCAACGTGGTTCCTAACCAACATGCTGGGTCCCGCTTGCCactgtcgccatgcttctggtgccaatgtagcatgccctcaactcagtaaccctaaccGGTGCGTCtctgtgatgtgggaggaaaccggagcacccggagggaacacacagagatcgtacaaactcctcacggacAGCAGCAGAAATCACACCCTGATTAGAGGTCGCTGAAGCAGTTGTGCCAACTGCTATGCTGGTGCGCAATACTATGTAGCACTacacctggggtccacagacccctcgattAACGGGAGGGGTCCATGCTATGAAAAAGGTTGGGCACCCCTGCACTAACCTGTCCTGTCCACCTACCCACCCAAATGTCTTCTGAATGTTGTTACTGCACCAGCctcaaccacctcctctggcagcccaGTCCTCTGTgaaaaaaattgcccctcaagtcccttttaaaaCTTTACCCTCTCAACATTAACCCTTTCCCCCATGTTTTGGGGCATCCTGCCCTGGGGAGAAATGAATATCTATTACCAGCTACTTTCTTTatgcccctcgtgattttataaacATAATGTAGTCACATTTACAACTTTTTATAACATCTTCTATAGCAGTAAAAATGCTAACATAAAGATTATATCAGAAACATTGCAGTATTTGTTTCAATCCCTGAATTTATTTTATTCATAGTTGGAGATACACCAACAggccccttccagcccaacgagtccACACCACCCAAATTACacccctgtgaccaattaacttactgacCCGTACATCACTGAAATGCAGGAGGAAagcaaacaaactccttacagacagaggaccagacttgatgggacaaatggcctagttctgctcctatgtcttatggtctcatggtctcaCGATAAAATTGTCTGACAGATTGGACTGGGTAATTCTCACCAGTTAAAGTTCTCCAAGGAAAGTTAGGAAGCTGAAGTCCTCCGGCTCTGAAAGAGGCAGAATGGGCATTTTTGGGTCCAGATGCTTTTCTGATCCAAACGTTCTTCACAGATCAAGAGTGAAGCATAAAACTTACTGCTTACAATTGTTTTATTAAAGAGGGAAAACATGAGGGGAAAAATAAGTTGTGGTCAGAGTAGAGATAACAATGtgccagtgataacaattaaccaCTGGAATAGACAGATTCATGTGGTGTGACATCTGCTGCGGAAAAGTAATTAGTTTCTAGGaaaatacagaagcaactgtGGATGTAATTACTGGAGATTTCACTGAACAATTGCATTCATATAGGAGATtgtataaaaatacaagcaagatAGGAAAATAAGTCTACAAGGAAAATAGCCATTCTACACCCAATCCAATGGCAGCTTGGTTAGTATGGATGAGTCGGGCCGAATAGCCTGTTTTTGTGTTGTCTGTGATTCTGTGACTTTAAATCAGACACAATACCTCATACAGCAAAGGAGGAGACCTGGGCTTGTATATCGAGGATCCAGAGCCTCCGGGTGGTAGGAACACATAGATGGTCATTGTTGTTATCAGAATGCCCCAATATTACCCCTGCTTGGGAATTCACCCCTCTGGGAGgaacatcaaggacaccttcaaaaggcagttGGAGCATCGGGATTCAGTTACCACTGCTGTTTGGATtcactgtcacagacagctgcGAAGAccgagtcattggatatatttaaagtggaagttgatagattcttgattagtaaggttgtcaaaggttacggggagaaagcaggagaatggggttgagtgggataataaatcagccatgatggaatggtggagcagactcgatggacagaatggcctaattctgctcctgcgtcttGTGGTCTTACACTATGGAGTTTATGCCTCCTTTTTCCTTGACAACCACTGTGTGTGTGGAGGTTAAACCGGACTGTTGCTCTCTGTAACGTGGGAGGGCAGGTTCGAGGATCCAATCAATGGAATGGGGACAGAGATTTAAAAATAGTTATGTGAGGTATTTAACAAACAAACAGTGAAACACTAAATCAGGTATCTAGCTAAACAAGTGTTTGTCTAAGGGACCCAAAATCACTACACTGTACATTCAGTTACCCTTTAAATGAACGGATACTCTGCTAAACACCCCCGAATTATTAAAACCAAGAAGCAAGCATGCTGTAaaaccgtgggggggggggggggggggcggggtgccaTCTATGTCGGAAATGCTCTATCTCAGTGGTCCTTCAGGGCTGGTTGCAAATTCAGCCCGAAGTCGGGACCCATGGGTGGTGGGAGAGGAAGACAACAAACCCTTCTTCTTCTACTTCCTCCTCTGACTTTTAATGGCGGTTCGTGGCccaacttaaaggtgcattactgccaccagCTGGTCTGGAGTGTGGTGTGgagagttgggaaataaaacccctactagctctttatcaaatgaaaactaaattttACCCCAAAAAGCCCTACAgattgtaaataatgaaagacaatagTCTGAATTAGAGTCACTTCCATAATTTAgtaaagtttttaaatgaaaactagtgcagcctgcatttgctttctttcaaccttgtaTGTGTCACATTGTAAAAGAACGTGTTTAGCCgtttcataatgatgacaaaaTCTACACACCCAGCAAGATAAAATTAAGCATAGTATCCCCATTTCTGAGTCAagtcaatataattcctttccTTCTTGTCCCACCCCCTTTGAACCACTGCACATGCCACCTTTTATACTCCCAGGGTGCCCAGAACTGGAGATGGGCTTCTTTGCGCCCGTAAGCCAGCCAATGGGAAAAGAGCACTGCAAACTTTAAACGGATGGAAGTGGCTTTCAAACAGAATAAACTACATCTGCAGAAGACACTCTGGTGAACTATACTCCATATTTAATGAATGTTTGAATCAATGCCAAACAACGCAAATTTAAGGTGCATGGAACAAAGACTATTTCTTATctgtacaacaacacacacaaaatgctggtggaatgctgcaggccaggcagcatctatagaaagaagtacagtcgatgttttgggccgagacccttcgtcaggactaaagaagagatagtttcctcgtgtttgagttcTTAACTGTACATTGAGCTAAAACTTTTATTTAAAGCTTAATTGATTTAAAATTAGACAACTTCATCTTCAAGGCAACTTTTTATCTCTAATTCCCCACAATGATCAAACACTCGTTGGCTAAAAAATCATGTCATTCTCCACAATTAAAGCTTTACTTCTCAATTTAAAGTCCTTAGTTCAAAATTCTTTCAGAGATTGGATTAAAAAGCTCAAATTAAATTAACTGATTAAAATTTAAATACATTAACCCAAGAAagactacagatgttggaaatccagagcaacacacaaaatgcgcgaggaactcagcaggttgggcagcatctatggagtgaaattAATTCAGCTTCAGCTTCACTAGGGCTGGAGTTCCAAAAGGGGCCAAAGGGGGCAGCAGAGAACACCAGTGTGTCACGTGATGGTGGAGACCCGTTTCCCCCCCCCCAGGATGATTGACGTATGACAAagataaattctgcagatgctggaaatccaagcaacacacacaaaatgctggaggaacccagcaggtcagacagtatccatggaaaagagtaaacagttgacgtttcgggccaagacccttctttctttggactgagaaggaagggggaagatgccagaatgaaaaagtgggggaaggggaaggaggctagatggaaagtaataggtgaagccaggtggctgggaaaggtcaaaggctggagaagacaGAGGTGAGTGGGCAGTAGGAGAAATTAAATACAATTTAGAAAGATTGATCCATATACTGGGTGTGGAGCTGAAAGGCTGGCACAGGTTTAAGGGACATTTGAGATCCCAACGTCACAAAGTATCAAAGCCAAAAATACCATAAAAGGATCCCAAAATAACAGAAAAAAAGTAGAGAAATAAATCCTCTGGCAACCAAACCAATcccttcattcaacttcactcaaaCCCAACTCTGAGCTGAACCACAACATACGGATTcgcttcaaggactctacaactcctgttgTTGATAattattctttatttattatCTTCTTCTTTTATcttgttgtatttgcacagtttgctgtcttttgcacttcGGTTGTTTGTCTATATTTGTTTTGTGtgattttccattgattctaatgTGTTTTCTTTGTGAATGCCCGCacaaaagtgaatctcaaggcgGTAGATGGTAACATATGCATGTGCTTTGATGATACATTTACTCTGACTTTCGGCAGAACAGTGATTAACTAGTTGAAAGATACTCATTAAAGACATTAGATGACAACACCTCAGTCGATGAATCACACACAACACGGCGCTGTTTCCAACCACTTCTGAACCCTTCAATACAATGCAATAACTACTTAACATGCAccatgagtcctgacgaagggtctcggcccgaaatgtcgacagcgcttctccctatagatgctgcctggcctgctgtgttccaccagcattttgtatgtggtgtAGAAacctctcctgaatcctcctcacactcccagtCAGCAGGgagcggtattgaacctgttttgagtcctgacgaagggtctcggcccaaaacgtcgacagcgcttctccctatagatgctgtctggcctgctgtgttccaccagcattttgtgtgtgttgttgtttgaatttccagcatctgcagatttcctcgtgtttgttcgaACATGCACCATGACGTTTTTTTCTACCACCGAACTCAGACGTAACCCAATCCCTTACAACCTGGCCAGCTTCACGGTGAGGAGCAGGCACAACGTCCGTGCTAGCAGGAGGAATGAAGGCCAGTGGTTCAGCGCAGTTGGAGTTCAGGGTCCTGTCAGCAGCTAGTCTGGGAGCTGATACCAAGGATCGAAGCCCCAGGGTCGACTGAAAGCCTGGAGGTCACCGCCCGCTGGCTGAAGCCTGGAGACTGGGGACTTGGAAGCCTGCCCTGAAGCTGGAGGACTGTCCAAGTGTGAGGTTAGGAaggaggatgctgcctgatctgctgagtgtgtAATGAGGCAATCTGAATGAACAGTATGCAGGACAAGCATacgtcacaataataaaccaactctgcctccaacattttgtgtttgtgtttctGCAGGGTTTTGTTTTCATGGAAGTGTGAGCTTTGCAGCAAACAAAAGCAGGGGAAAAAAACGGTTGGAGGAACttggtgggtcaggcagcatctgtggaggcgaCGTCTCCAGTGCCAACAACAGCACGGAATTTCAATTCGAGCCGGAACCTACGTTCGAGCTCTGGTGTTCTAGCCGGCTCGCATCCCAGTGTGACGCCGCTGCTGCGTCTTGGGTGCACGGGCTCGTTGGTCCGCCATCACACGAGGAGATGGCGCCGGGAAAGAAAGACGAGGCTGCGGACCGGGGATGGTTGGCGGTGCTGAGGACGGCGGCGGCAGTGATGGCCGACAGGAATGACTTCCGCAGGTGGGAGGGGATGGGGGAAACCAGTCGGCAGGGACACCATAATCGGATCACCCTGGACTGCCTTTTCATCTATCCCCACCCTCTCATGTAACCCTTGTCCTTCCTATACCCTCCCCCTATAATACCTATTCCTCCCCATCCTCACACCCTCTCAATCCCTTTTCCATCTCCATAACCCCCCTTCTCTCTTCACCTACCCCCCAATTCTTACTATCCTTCCATCTCTTCCCCACCCTTCCTCATTTCTTGTAACCCCCTTCATCTAGTCCGAACTTCCCCACCCCATTATCCTCACCTTGTCCAATCTCCTCGCACTTCTTTCATCTTGCCCATCCACCTTCCCGCCCTACCCATCCATCTTCCTCTCCCATTCATTTCTGTCTTCCACATTCCCCTGTCTCTCCCTCAGACTCCACCCTTTCACCAAATCCTTGGCCCTTCTACCCCCTCTCTCACCTGCTCCCCCCAATCTCCACTCTATTGAGTCTACTATGAACCGTGaatggtcttggtccaaaacggcGACTGTTTTACTCTTccgtgcctggcctgctgagttcctccagcattttgtgtgtgttgctccggatgcTTTAAgctttttccttctgtaacaccCCTGTGCACTGATTTTTATCATCTGCAATCAGTGGACATTGAACAAATTTAGATTGTTGCCCCTTTGCAGTTAAATTAGATCTTAGAACGGTACAACCTTTCAAcaccacaatattgtgccaactttCTAACTTACTGCAAGgacgtaaagaaagcttttaacacgttggtctttgtaaatcaaagtattgggtacaggacgtgggatgttatgatgaagttgtataagatattggtgaggcctaatgtggagtatcatgtgcagttttggtcacctaccaacaagaaagatgtaaataaggttgaaagagtacagagaaattttacaaggttgttgccggttctgaagacctgagttatatagTGATACTACAACAAgaagccatgggttaagggtgaaaggtgaaatgtttaaggggaaacttctttgctCAAAGggaggtgggag
The genomic region above belongs to Hemitrygon akajei chromosome 27, sHemAka1.3, whole genome shotgun sequence and contains:
- the tomm6 gene encoding mitochondrial import receptor subunit TOM6 homolog; this encodes MAPGKKDEAADRGWLAVLRTAAAVMADRNDFRRNLIVNIGLFAVGVYIARNLSDIDLMAPQPIQ